From one Anopheles cruzii chromosome 3, idAnoCruzAS_RS32_06, whole genome shotgun sequence genomic stretch:
- the LOC128273102 gene encoding uncharacterized protein LOC128273102 — MCSGKVKALLVVFSMVMLVDSLTIQELRLAILKQRLAARYGTTTTTAAATTTTAAATTTEGSTTESKSTTTTTESETEAATTSTTVAASDGTTTTAATTTASEAELRAQYRDQVRQQAIQKVLERAQG; from the exons ATGTGTTCCGGTAAAGTAAAAGCATTATTGGTCGTGTTTAGCATG GTCATGCTGGTGGATTCGCTCACGATTCAAGAGCTACGGCTGGCGATCCTTAAACAGCGTCTAGCTGCACGTTACGGGacaacaacgacaacggcagcagcaacgacaacaacggctgcagcaacaacaactgaAGGGAGTACTACCGAGTccaaatcaacaacaacaaccacagaGAGCGAAACTGAAGCGGCTACAACATCCACCACTGTTGCAGCATCCGACGGCACTACGACAACTGCTGCAACCACCACGGCCAGTGAAGCTGAGCTCAGGGCTCAATACCGCGATCAGGTTCGCCAGCAAGCGATACAGAAAGTCTTGGAGCGAGCACAGGGTTGA